From one Prochlorococcus marinus CUG1433 genomic stretch:
- a CDS encoding GTP-binding protein, giving the protein MSIKDKVPVTILTGFLGSGKTTLLNRILSEEHGKRIAVIENEYGEVGIDQGLVINADEEVFEMSNGCICCTVRGDLIRVLGNLMKRRDKFDYVLVETTGLADPGPVAQTFFMDEEISSEFTLDGIVTLVDAAHIDQQLGRSDESSEQVAFADVLVLNKTDLVSDDALDTLESRLRDMNRMTRIIRAENAQVPIETVLNLSAFDLDQILKRRPTFLEPEYPFEWTGVYDLAAGKYELMLEEGPDPEMSLVAFANQSESEEELKDGAESCVRLYAEKAKSLEPGNIIPFGEHINLKLEDKGNKSFILDIEKGSKIGLYTQHTAEEFNMKIIKSEDNNSKEIPFNIERFWQAEHEHDDEVTSIAIERFGDVDPEKLNTWLGRLLSEKGVDIFRTKGFISYSGNPQRIVFQGVHMLFTAQPDKEWGNEPRRNQLVFIGRNLDEKEMKEGFEKCLI; this is encoded by the coding sequence ATGAGCATCAAAGATAAAGTTCCAGTTACTATTCTCACTGGATTTCTAGGTTCAGGGAAAACTACTTTACTTAATAGAATACTAAGTGAAGAGCACGGGAAAAGAATAGCCGTAATTGAGAATGAATACGGTGAAGTAGGGATAGATCAAGGGCTCGTAATTAATGCCGATGAAGAAGTTTTTGAGATGTCAAACGGGTGCATTTGTTGTACTGTTCGCGGTGATTTGATAAGAGTCCTTGGCAACCTTATGAAAAGAAGAGATAAGTTTGACTATGTTTTAGTAGAAACGACCGGATTAGCAGATCCTGGGCCAGTCGCGCAGACATTTTTCATGGATGAAGAAATTAGTTCTGAATTTACTCTTGATGGAATTGTAACTTTAGTTGATGCTGCTCATATTGATCAGCAGCTAGGAAGAAGTGATGAAAGTTCAGAACAAGTTGCGTTTGCAGATGTTCTTGTCCTTAATAAAACTGATTTAGTCTCTGATGATGCACTAGATACTCTTGAATCTAGATTGAGAGATATGAACCGAATGACTCGAATCATTAGAGCCGAGAATGCCCAAGTACCAATCGAAACAGTCCTAAATCTAAGTGCATTTGATCTAGATCAAATCCTTAAACGCAGACCAACATTTCTTGAACCAGAATATCCTTTTGAATGGACAGGTGTTTACGACCTTGCTGCAGGTAAATATGAATTAATGCTAGAAGAAGGTCCCGATCCAGAAATGTCATTAGTAGCTTTCGCTAATCAAAGTGAGAGTGAAGAAGAACTTAAAGATGGTGCTGAATCCTGCGTAAGACTTTATGCAGAAAAAGCTAAAAGCTTAGAACCTGGTAATATCATTCCATTTGGAGAACATATAAACCTTAAATTGGAGGATAAAGGAAATAAATCATTCATATTAGATATCGAAAAGGGATCAAAGATAGGTTTATATACACAGCACACTGCTGAAGAATTCAATATGAAAATCATTAAAAGTGAAGACAATAATTCAAAAGAGATCCCATTTAATATTGAAAGATTCTGGCAAGCCGAGCACGAGCATGATGATGAAGTAACGTCCATTGCAATTGAACGATTTGGAGATGTTGATCCGGAAAAACTTAATACTTGGTTGGGCAGACTTCTTTCTGAAAAAGGGGTGGATATATTTAGAACTAAAGGCTTCATTAGCTACTCAGGCAACCCACAGAGAATAGTTTTCCAAGGGGTACATATGTTATTTACAGCGCAACCTGATAAGGAATGGGGTAACGAACCTCGTAGAAACCAACTTGTTTTTATAGGTAGAAATTTGGACGAGAAAGAGATGAAAGAAGGTTTTGAAAAATGCCTGATATAG
- a CDS encoding zinc ABC transporter substrate-binding protein has translation MSTFKRLLSNKTCSSKSIIKNSVIAGTIIFSGFGQDVMAKGKSYVAVEPLVCDLVKSIALPSDEVTCLVDRKQDVHDLKINPRQAQLLNSADKVFTLGKEMTPSMRNWESKKNTIVVGVSAIDVDDHSDHEGHDDHSDHGGHDDHAEHSAKVDDHSDHGGHDDHSDHGGHDDHAEGAFEWAGKFQLSKGSYKWSFEKVDGEYADPAMKMVILKSNDIERSEDLAKELLGSKDSISRKNDGTLIASNKAFVLNFDQRKESTVFNVDIKEDGEYIFFTEHMPFEFEATQHFFKDVSNSDVEPIAQVPDEGEGHHHHDHGGLDPHVWHDPHNIIKMGDLISKSLKKDISVFNRGDRKLINERFEKTDSLLEGLDSWIVEQVSTIPEENRVIVSKHKAMEYYGDAFGFETISLLDFLGDSSSLRPDNISSTLKMLDEEKVQAIFPEQIPASKLLRNLSRQSSVPLASNQIFVDGLMMDGNTVSVAVHNTCTIVDSLGGSCDKESGSNLESEWYKLSD, from the coding sequence ATGTCAACTTTTAAAAGACTTTTATCAAATAAAACATGTTCAAGTAAGTCAATTATTAAAAATTCCGTAATCGCTGGAACGATTATATTTTCTGGTTTTGGGCAGGATGTAATGGCTAAAGGGAAGTCATACGTAGCAGTAGAACCACTAGTTTGTGATTTAGTTAAATCTATTGCGTTACCATCTGACGAAGTTACATGCTTAGTAGATAGAAAACAGGATGTTCATGACTTAAAGATCAATCCAAGACAAGCTCAATTACTAAATAGCGCAGACAAAGTATTCACTCTTGGCAAAGAAATGACTCCAAGTATGAGAAATTGGGAAAGTAAAAAGAATACTATTGTTGTAGGTGTTAGTGCAATAGACGTAGATGATCATTCTGATCATGAAGGTCACGATGACCACTCAGACCATGGCGGACATGACGATCATGCTGAACATTCAGCTAAGGTAGATGATCATTCTGATCATGGAGGTCATGATGATCATTCAGACCATGGTGGACATGATGATCATGCTGAGGGTGCTTTCGAATGGGCAGGTAAATTCCAGCTTTCTAAGGGTTCATACAAATGGTCATTTGAAAAAGTCGATGGCGAATATGCAGATCCTGCAATGAAGATGGTGATTCTCAAATCTAATGACATAGAAAGGTCTGAAGATTTAGCCAAAGAATTATTAGGATCTAAAGACTCAATAAGCAGAAAAAATGATGGAACTTTGATAGCAAGTAATAAAGCTTTTGTTCTTAACTTTGATCAAAGAAAAGAAAGTACTGTTTTTAACGTGGATATCAAAGAAGATGGTGAATATATATTTTTTACTGAACACATGCCTTTTGAGTTTGAAGCAACTCAACACTTTTTTAAAGACGTTTCAAATAGTGATGTAGAACCAATAGCACAAGTTCCAGACGAAGGAGAGGGGCATCACCATCATGACCATGGAGGTCTAGATCCACATGTATGGCATGATCCACATAACATCATAAAAATGGGAGATCTTATAAGCAAAAGTTTAAAGAAAGATATTTCAGTTTTTAATAGAGGTGACAGAAAACTAATTAATGAAAGATTCGAAAAAACTGATTCTCTCTTAGAAGGCTTAGATAGTTGGATCGTCGAACAAGTAAGCACTATTCCTGAGGAAAACAGAGTAATTGTCTCTAAACACAAAGCAATGGAATACTACGGGGATGCATTTGGTTTTGAAACCATTAGTTTACTTGACTTTCTTGGAGACTCCTCAAGCTTAAGGCCAGACAACATAAGTTCTACTTTAAAAATGTTAGATGAAGAGAAAGTTCAGGCGATATTTCCTGAACAAATTCCAGCATCTAAGTTATTAAGGAACTTAAGTAGACAAAGTTCAGTTCCTTTAGCTTCTAATCAAATATTCGTTGATGGATTGATGATGGATGGTAATACGGTTTCAGTAGCCGTTCACAACACTTGCACAATTGTTGATTCATTAGGTGGAAGCTGTGATAAAGAATCTGGATCCAATCTTGAGTCTGAATGGTACAAACTTTCAGATTAA